In Actinoplanes sp. NBC_00393, a single genomic region encodes these proteins:
- a CDS encoding ABC transporter ATP-binding protein, with translation MTSPDRPQPRPMGGPPAARMMMAGGPPEKLQDFKGSTKRLLGLLKPQRALVGAVLVFGIASVTLSVLGPYLLGHATNVIFDGVIGRMLPAGLTKDQAVAGLRDSGQGSLADVVAGSGAIPGQGIDFTRLGQVLAWVTVIYLFAWVFGVFQGRITARVVQTAVYDLRNQVEAKLARLPLSYFDKQARGEVLSRATNDTDNIAQTLQQTFAQLVTALLMIVGVLGVMFWISPLLALIALVTVPVSILLTTAIGKRSQPQFVAQWKVTGQLNGHIEEMFTGHTLVKVFGRQHEAASVFRTHNDRLYESSFRAQFISGLIQPAMMFISNVNYVLVAVVGGLRVASGTLTLGEVQAFIQYSRQFSQPLTQVASMANLVQSGVASAERVFALLDAPEQSPDPAPVPLDRVRGQIAFENVSFRYLPDKPLIENLSLTVEPGQTVAIVGPTGAGKTTLVNLLMRFYDVTGGRITLDGVDIATMPREQLRSQIGMVLQDTWLFGGTIAENLSYGASDPSPASVRRAAEAAHVDGFVRTLPEGYDTLIDEEGSNVSAGQKQLITIARAFLAEPSILILDEATSSVDTRTEVLIQRAMATLRTGRTSFVIAHRLSTIRDADVILVMENGSIVEQGTHDSLIAADGAYARLYSAQFAQAVAEVD, from the coding sequence ATGACCTCGCCTGACCGGCCGCAGCCGCGGCCCATGGGCGGCCCGCCGGCGGCCCGGATGATGATGGCGGGCGGACCGCCGGAGAAGCTCCAGGACTTCAAAGGCTCCACGAAACGCCTGCTCGGGCTCCTGAAACCGCAGCGTGCCCTGGTCGGTGCGGTGCTCGTGTTCGGCATCGCGAGCGTGACGCTTTCGGTGCTCGGCCCCTATCTGCTCGGCCACGCCACCAACGTGATCTTCGATGGGGTGATCGGCCGGATGCTGCCGGCCGGCCTCACCAAGGACCAGGCCGTCGCCGGCCTCCGCGACAGCGGCCAAGGCAGCCTCGCCGACGTGGTCGCCGGCTCCGGCGCGATACCCGGCCAGGGCATCGACTTCACGCGGCTCGGTCAGGTCCTCGCCTGGGTCACGGTGATCTACCTGTTCGCCTGGGTGTTCGGCGTGTTCCAGGGCCGGATCACCGCCCGGGTGGTGCAGACCGCGGTCTACGACCTGCGCAACCAGGTCGAGGCGAAACTGGCCCGGCTGCCGCTCTCCTACTTCGACAAGCAGGCGCGCGGCGAGGTGCTGAGCCGGGCCACCAACGACACCGACAACATCGCGCAGACCCTGCAACAGACGTTCGCCCAGCTCGTCACGGCGCTGCTGATGATCGTCGGCGTACTCGGTGTGATGTTCTGGATCTCCCCGCTGCTCGCGCTGATCGCGCTGGTCACCGTGCCGGTGTCGATCCTGCTGACCACGGCGATCGGCAAGCGGTCGCAGCCGCAGTTCGTCGCACAGTGGAAGGTCACCGGCCAGCTGAACGGCCACATCGAGGAGATGTTCACCGGGCACACCCTGGTCAAGGTCTTCGGCCGGCAACACGAGGCTGCTTCTGTCTTCAGAACCCACAATGATCGCCTATACGAGTCGAGCTTCCGGGCCCAGTTCATCTCCGGCCTGATCCAGCCGGCCATGATGTTCATCTCGAACGTCAACTACGTGCTGGTCGCGGTCGTCGGCGGGCTGCGGGTCGCGTCCGGCACGCTGACGCTCGGCGAGGTGCAGGCGTTCATCCAGTACTCCCGGCAGTTCAGCCAGCCGCTCACCCAGGTCGCCAGCATGGCCAACCTGGTGCAGTCCGGCGTGGCGTCGGCCGAGCGGGTCTTCGCCCTGCTCGACGCTCCGGAACAGTCGCCGGACCCCGCTCCGGTCCCACTCGACCGGGTCCGCGGGCAGATCGCGTTCGAAAACGTGTCGTTCCGCTATCTGCCGGACAAGCCGCTGATCGAGAACCTGTCGCTGACCGTCGAACCCGGGCAGACTGTGGCCATCGTCGGACCGACCGGCGCCGGAAAGACGACGCTGGTCAACCTGCTGATGCGGTTCTACGACGTGACCGGCGGGCGGATCACCCTGGACGGGGTGGACATCGCGACCATGCCCCGCGAACAGCTGCGCTCGCAGATCGGCATGGTCCTGCAGGACACCTGGCTGTTCGGCGGGACCATTGCGGAAAACCTGTCCTACGGAGCATCGGATCCCTCCCCCGCGTCGGTGCGACGGGCCGCGGAAGCCGCCCACGTCGACGGCTTTGTTCGGACTCTGCCAGAGGGGTACGACACTTTGATTGACGAGGAAGGCTCCAACGTCAGCGCCGGCCAGAAGCAGCTGATCACCATTGCCCGGGCTTTCCTCGCCGAGCCCAGCATCCTGATCCTGGACGAGGCGACCAGTTCGGTCGACACCCGCACCGAGGTCCTGATCCAGCGGGCCATGGCCACCTTGCGGACCGGCCGGACCAGCTTCGTGATCGCCCACCGCCTCTCCACCATCCGCGACGCCGACGTGATCCTGGTGATGGAGAACGGCTCCATCGTCGAACAGGGCACCCACGACTCCCTGATCGCGGCCGACGGCGCGTACGCCCGCTTGTATTCCGCCCAGTTCGCCCAGGCAGTCGCCGAAGTGGACTGA